From one Trifolium pratense cultivar HEN17-A07 linkage group LG1, ARS_RC_1.1, whole genome shotgun sequence genomic stretch:
- the LOC123908435 gene encoding uncharacterized protein LOC123908435 has product MLNGSNYKKWKQDVNFALGIADLDIALREDKPVITASSTTDQKERLAKWERADRLSLIAIKRTISEHLLGGLPEECTAKQFLASIKERYQVSDNAESGRLLKELMDIKYDTAKGVREFILKIVHYQTKLKTHKIDLNDKFIVGHALNCLPVDFTQIKTAYNTIGVDWSVNDLITKSVAEEEKLKNEKTAVSMLSVHSKPRSSKNNGKYKYSHASHKN; this is encoded by the coding sequence ATGTTGAATGGGTCAAACTATAAGAAATGGAAGCAAGATGTGAACTTCGCTCTAGGAATCGCTGATTTAGATATAGCGTTGCGAGAGGATAAACCAGTGATCACTGCATCGAGCACGACTGATCAAAAGGAACGCCTGGCAAAGTGGGAGAGAGCTGACAGGTTGAGTTTGATTGCCATTAAGAGAACTATCTCTGAACATCTCCTTGGTGGTTTGCCTGAGGAATGCACTGCTAAACAATTTCTTGCCTCTATAAAAGAGAGGTATCAAGTTTCGGATAATGCCGAGTCGGGACGTCTGTTGAAAGAACTAATGGATATAAAATATGACACTGCCAAGGGTGTGAGAGAATTTATCCTTAAAATTGTCCACTACCAAACCAAATTGAAAACTCATAAAATTGACCTTAATGACAAGTTCATAGTAGGACATGCCCTGAATTGTCTACCCGTTGATTTCACCCAAATCAAAACTGCCTATAACACCATTGGGGTAGATTGGAGTGTGAATGACCTTATTACCAAAAGTGTTGCTGAGGAAGAGAAACTTAAGAATGAAAAGACTGCTGTGTCCATGCTATCTGTCCATTCCAAACCTCGTTCTAGCAAGAACAATGGAAAATATAAATACTCACATGCTTCTcacaaaaattag
- the LOC123892347 gene encoding magnesium transporter MRS2-I-like — MPEITKSIVRKTSISTRNTWIKFDANGHSSFLNVDKYEIMRQVRIDARDFRILDPLLSYPSTILGREDVIVLNLEHIKAIITAKEVFLLDPTSEDVVPVVRALLRRLCTIDTNQGDDIQDNSPLEIEVDEDDGMLDHKTPFEFRALEIFLEAICSFLDARAADLEMDIYPTLDELTNKISSRNLEKIRKLKSAMTRLTARVQKVKESIEHLMDDDEDMADLYLSRKLEGGASSPISQSGAANNWISSPSTKSKSVATILRDENDVDELEMLLESYYMQIEGTFSRLSTLRGYIDDTEDYINIQIDNHRNQLIQLELFLNAGELCLACYSVVTGILGMNLQYDWQNDHDYMFKWVVIFTGFFCTFLYLIIIAYARKKGLVGS; from the exons ATGCCAGAAATTACAAAGTCAATCGTGAGGAAGACAAGCATATCAACAAGGAATACTTGGATTAAGTTTGATGCTAATGGACATAGTTCTTTCCTCAATGTAGACAAGTATGAAATCATGCGTCAAGTTCGTATTGATGCTCGTGATTTTAGAATTCTTGATCCTCTTCTCTCCTATCCTTCCACCATTCTAGGCAGAGAAGATGTTATTGTTCTTAACCTAGAG CATATCAAGGCAATCATAACTGCTAAAGAG GTGTTTTTGCTTGACCCAACTAGTGAAGATGTAGTGCCTGTTGTTAGGGCACTACTAAGGAGATTGTGTACCATTGACACAAATCAAGGAGATGATATTCAAGACAATAGTCCACTTGAGATTGAAGTAGATGAAGATGATGGTATGCTTGATCATA AGACACCTTTTGAATTTCGAGCACTAGAGATATTTCTTGAAGCAATTTGTAGCTTTCTTGATGCACGAGCTGCAGATCTTGAGATGGATATTTATCCTACATTAGATGAACTTACCAACAAG aTAAGTAGTcgaaatttggaaaaaattcgtAAATTGAAGAGTGCAATGACAAGGTTGACTGCAAGAGTTCAAAAG GTAAAAGAATCTATTGAACACTTaatggatgatgatgaagacATGGCTGACCTATACTTATCAAGAAAATTGGAAGGAGGAGCATCATCACCTATAAGTCAATCAGGTGCTGCAAATAATTGGATTTCATCTCCAAGCACCAAATCAAAAAGTGTAGCAACAATTttaagagatgaaaatgatgtGGATGAACTTGAAATGTTACTTGAG TCTTATTACATGCAAATTGAAGGCACTTTTAGTAGATTATCTACT CTGCGAGGATATATTGATGATACAGAGGATTACATTAATATTCAG ATTGACAACCATCGAAATCAATTGATTCAG TTGGAGCTATTTCTTAATGCAGGAGAACTTTGCCTAGCATGTTATTCAGTGGTGACTGGAATACTTGGCATGAATCTTCAATATGATTGGCAAAATGACCATGATTACATGTTCAAATGG GTGGTTATTTTTACAGGATTCTTTTGTACTTTTCTATATCTCATCATAATTGCCTATGCTCGCAAAAAGGGATTGGTTGGATCATGA